Genomic window (Rhizobium sp. ACO-34A):
TCTGCAGCCATAGAGGATGTCGAGAGAGTGCAGGCAAGTGTGATTGCACACAGGAGCATCTGGTCCTCAATGGATAGTGTTTTGTCCTTTCAACAAACAGAAAGGCAGCGCCGGGATCAAAGGAAGGCGATGTTTCCCTTGATCCCGGCCGAGGCCATCGATTGAGATATCTTTGGTCCGGCACAACTCTGGCAGTGTTTTCGGAGTTAGGTGCTTGTCTTACTCGCGCGGAGGTCTCCTTCAGGCGCTCTCTTGGTAGAGCCAAATAAAGATCGGCCGGGAACGTGCGTTTATCGGTCAGACAATACGCGGAACCCAAGCCCATACGGATGGTTCTTCCTATGGCCACAGAGCGCGTCCCGAAGCACGCTCGCGGTCATTCTGCTCGACGAGAGAGGCCATTTTTACCGCTGTTTCGGGTTGCTTTCCATACAAAGCGAAGAACAACTGATAATGCAACATTATCGATCATTATATAATGATTACGTACTGTGCGGTTTATTCAAAATTATTGGCATTAACCGCGCGTTCGGTGTAACCTTTTCGCCATGGATTCGTTGTCGACTTCACTGGGTTCTGCTTCCTCCTCATCGTTCCATCTTCCCGGATGGGCGGCCTCGCGAGGGCGTGAGACGATTGAAGCGGATGCGGCTTTTGCAGCCGGTATCGCTTTGAAAACAATAGATGATCTCGTCCGGTTGAACCCCGCTTGGGCGGGGTGCTGGCGAAGCCGCCAAGCGCTGACATGCGCTGCGGAAGCGGTAAGGCTGATGGGCCGCAGGGAGGCTGAAAGCGAACTGCGCGATGCCATTTTGCTGACTGCAACCGGTGACGATCCGGGGCCGGCTGGAAGGGTGTTTCTCGCCTTCAAAAGGTTGGCCAGCCGGAAAAGCGTGGTCTCGTCGAAAGTCATTGCCGAGATCGTGGGACAGCTTGGTCTTTCCGCGGATGAGCGGCTGCTCCGGTGTGTCGACCATCTCGATGACGGGCTGCAGTCCGGCCGGGCGGTTCCTTTCGCGGTGGCCGAACTGGTGACGGCTATCTGCACTGAACGTCCTGATGCGGAATTGCTGGCCTGGTGGCTGGCGGACTGGCTGTTGGCGGCAAGGCTGAAATGGGAGCGTCCCGTGCCTTTGCTGATGGCCGAGCGTTATGGCCCGGCTTTCCAGACAATCGGGGGCAGGGGGCGTGTTCGCCCCGGCGAAGACGCTTTTGGCCGGGCGGTCTGCCTTGCGCTTGTCGAAGGTGTGGGCAAGTCCCTGAGGCTGGCCGGCGACATCGCCCGTCGTGCCGACCGGCTTCTTGCCGCGGCCCCAAGGGTGCGAACCAAGGGTGGCGATGCCGTCATCAGGAAGTTGCTCGATGAGGACGCTGTTGCTGCTTCCTCTTCCGGTACGAATCTTTCGCGCTGGGCGAGCACCAGATTGTTCGAGCGCCTTGAGAGTTTCGAAGCCGTTCGCGAACTCTCGGGTCGATCCTCATTTCGTATCTACGGGTTGTGATCATGGCCGGATTGAACGCAGCCAGGTCCGCGCAGGGGCGTGGCAGACCGAAGGCAAGGGACGAGGTGCTGCTCGACCGGGAGCTGGAAGACCTGCCGCCCGACCTGCGCTGGCGTGAATGGATGCTGCGGATCGAGGCGGTGATCTTCGCGTCCGCCGAACCGGTCATGCGTGAAACGCTGGCAAGGGTCGTGGGAAGGGACTGCAGTATCGATCTGCTGATCGACGATCTGCAGGAGGAACTGCGCAGCAGGCCTTATGAACTCGTTTCCGTCGCCGGAGGCTGGCAGCATCGTACCCGCTCGCGCTATGCCGATACAATTCGCGCTTCGTCGGTGCCTGCCCGGTCCGTCGCCTCGGCACTTTCTCAATCCGAGGCGATGGTCCTGATGGCGGTCGGCTATTTCCAGCCCGTCACACGCGCGGAACTCGGCAAGATTTTCGGCAAGGAAATCTCGCGCGATACGATCGGTGCCCTGCGCGGGGCGGGCTTCGTCGCTTCCGGACCGCGCTCACCCACGCCCGGTGCGCCCTATACTTATGTGACGACGAAGCAC
Coding sequences:
- a CDS encoding segregation and condensation protein B, whose protein sequence is MAGLNAARSAQGRGRPKARDEVLLDRELEDLPPDLRWREWMLRIEAVIFASAEPVMRETLARVVGRDCSIDLLIDDLQEELRSRPYELVSVAGGWQHRTRSRYADTIRASSVPARSVASALSQSEAMVLMAVGYFQPVTRAELGKIFGKEISRDTIGALRGAGFVASGPRSPTPGAPYTYVTTKHFLSAYGFETLRDLPDIEALEDAGLLSRRVDEVEDEPEEQVEEPRDEQIEPMDEPDVS